A genomic region of Phragmites australis chromosome 2, lpPhrAust1.1, whole genome shotgun sequence contains the following coding sequences:
- the LOC133909049 gene encoding PRA1 family protein B2-like — MASAPTPAPLLPVTNPAAGGGSAPSSGTGLSDATLATPAFRLFVSRLSDTARRSLADRRPWFELLDRSAFSRPDSLSEATSRLRRNVGYFRVNYAAVVVFSLAASLLAHPFSLLVLLSILGAWCFLYVFRASDQPVVLFGRTFTDREMLLGLVVASLLAFFLTSVASLIISGLLVGGAIVAAHGAFRMPEDLFLDDPSAATNGNPTSRLLSFLASPGSGV, encoded by the coding sequence ATGGCCTCCGCACCGACGCCTGCGCCGTTGCTCCCCGTCACCAacccggcggccggcggcggttcCGCGCCGTCCTCCGGCACCGGCCTCTCCGACGCGACGCTCGCCACGCCGGCCTTCCGCCTCTTCGTGAGCCGGCTCTCAGACACGGCGCGGCGCTCACTCGCGGACCGCCGGCCGTGGTTCGAGCTGCTCGACCGGTCGGCCTTCTCGCGGCCGGACTCCCTTTCCGAGGCCACCTCGCGGCTGCGCCGCAACGTCGGCTACTTCCGCGTCAACTACGCCGCCGTGGTCGTCTTCTCCCTCGCGGCCTCGCTCCTGGCCcaccccttctccctcctcgtcctcctcagCATCCTCGGCGCCTGGTGCTTCCTCTACGTCTTCCGCGCCTCCGACCAGCCCGTCGTGCTCTTCGGCCGCACATTCACCGACCGCGAGATGCTGCTCGGCCTCGTCGTCGCATCGttgctcgccttcttcctcacgTCCGTGGCCTCGCTCATCATCTCCGGCCTGCTGGTCGGCGGCGCTATCGTCGCCGCGCACGGCGCCTTCCGCATGCCCGAGGACCTCTTCCTTGACGATCCGAGCGCTGCGACCAATGGCAACCCCACCAGCA